TGTGGCCAACTATGCACATCTTGCCGGTTTATTTACAGGTATAATATTGGCAATTATTTGCTCATTACCGATTTTTAAACGATAAAAACTAGCCACATTTACTCATATAGGTATTTAGTGAACAATAAATCTGCAAGCGGGTTATTAACAGTTGGTGTTGATAACATCGCATTAATTTCATTCAGGCAACGTAGGCGGATATTTTCTCTTTCAGCGATTGATTTGACCATATCCTCACTTTGTTCACCCAATATTGTAATGATTTTATCGCGAATTAACGGTTCATGACGCGCTAATAACGCATAATTAGTACTAGATTTAGCCATTAACTCTACAGAAACTCGAATATAGCCGATTCTTTTACCCTGTTTATCGTAATTAGTAATAATATCGGGATCGATTAAGAGGTACTCATAATAATTTACCTCTTCCGTTGCAGCTTCCTCTGCAACAATATGCACGGGAAAAAACGAAAAACAGAATAGGCAAAAGAGCATTTTTTTAAACATGATTATTTCCTTACAACAAAGCTAAACGATTTCTATATTTGGGTGCTACAATAGCAAATTATTTTGCTTTTATCCTCTTTAACATATTTAATAAATAAAGGTTTTCATGCTTAATCAGTTGCTTCCTATCAGCTTCTCAAATACTTGGTATAGCGAAATAGACACTGGCGAATGCTCAGAAACGTTACGCTCATGGTTATTTGATCAGAGTTCATTGACAGAGAAACTCGAACAACAATGCAATAAATTCCACGTACGACTAAGACAACAAATAGCAATCAACCCCCAAAAAAATCCACTTTCAGGTTATTTCTTAAATGAAAAACAGCTATTAGTCCGCGAAGTATTGCTCTATTGCGATGATGTAGCAATGATTTGTGCGCAAACTGAAATACCTTTCTCAACATTAACAGCACAACAAGCGACATTAGCAAATCTCGGCGAACAATCACTAGGTCGAGTGCTATTTCAAGATGCTAGTATGCAACGAGGCACTATAGAGGTATGCCAATTTCCCGAAAAATCAGCGGTGCATCAATTTACAGCAACGATTAATCAAGCATGCGAATATGCACTATGGGCAAGACGATCATTTTTTTACCTTAATAATAAACCTCTGTTGGTCAGTGAGCTATTTTTACCTGCTTCGGGGGTATATCAAAAATGACCATTTTTACTCAGCAAAAAATTCATGCTTATGCACAATTAATGCGTATCGATAAACCAATCGGCACCCTATTATTACTTTGGCCTACCCTCTGGGCGCTATGGATAGCTGCACAGGGAATCCCTGACCTCTCGGTTTTAGCAGTTTTTGTAACGGGTGTATTCATTATGCGCAGCGCGGGTTGTGTGATCAATGATTTTGCCGATAGAAATGTAGATGGTTTTGTAGAACGCACTAAAAACAGACCTTTACCTTCAGGGAGAGCGACAGGGAAAGAAGCCATCTGGCTATTTGTTGGGCTAATAATCTGCGCATTTTTACTGGTTTTAACACAGAATAAGTTGACTATTACACTATCTCTTGCAGCCCTATTACTGGCGTTTTGCTATCCATTTATGAAACGTTTCACACATCTTCCACAGTTTGTATTAGGTCTCGCTTTTAGCTGGGCAATCCCCATGGCGTTTGCAGCACAGGCCAACCAACTTCCTTCGGTAGTATGGATTCTATTTTCCATCAATATTCTCTGGACCATTGCTTACGATACCTTATATGCCATGGTTGACCGTGATGATGATGTGAGAATAGGGATAAAATCAACGGCCATTTTATTCGCTGATTACGATAAATTAATCGTTGCCTTATTACAGCTAAGTTGCCTTATCTTATTACTCATTGTTGGTATTATTGAATCGTTAAGCAGCAGCTATTATGTGGCTTTGCTCATCGTTTTTGGCCTATTTGTGAAACAGCAAATGGATATAAAAGAGAGGGATAAAAAGGCCTGCTTTAAAGCCTTTTTAGATAACAACTATGTCGGATTAGTGATTTTTCTTGCTCTATTTATAAGCTACCTCTAACAGCCAGGCCCACACTCCATGCATTGATTTGCCATCGAGCTGCCTAATTTCAATTTGGCATTAAGGTCTCGCAAAGCTGTACGAACACCTTCTTCAATAACAGGATGGTAAAAAGGCATATCAAGCATCTGCGAAATAGTCATTCTATTTTGATGCGCCCAAGCTAAAAGATGTGCCAAATGTTCTGCCTGTGGGCCAATCATCTCAGCTCCCAGAAAACGTCCCGTACCATGTTCCCCATAAATATTTAATAACCCTTTATTTTTCAGCATGACGCGACTACGCCCCTGATCTTCAAAGGAGACACTGCCTGTCTCAAAACAATGGCAACCCGTATACTTTTCACTCACCTGCTTATACGTTAAACCAACCATTGCCAGCTGTGGGTCAGTAAATACCGCTGCTAATGGTGTACGACGCAGACCAGCACGCACATTAGGATAAACAGCTGCGTTACTACCTGCAATTTTACCTTGATCAGCCGCTTCGTGAAGTAATGGAATTTGGTTACTGGCATCTCCAGCGATAAATATAGAGGGCTGCGAAGTTTGCATGGTATAGGGATCGGCAATCGGTACGCCTCGCGAATCACTATCTATCTCTATATTTTCTAAGCCTAAATTATCAATATTTGGTCGGCGACCAGTAGCAGCAAGCACATAATCAACTCGGCTTATTTGCTCTACGCCAGTTTTATCAATGTAAGTAATTTCAACAACATCACCTATACGAACCATATTGGTGACATTCGCATCCGCATCTAAATAAAATTCATCGGAGAAAGTTTTCTGCGCATAGGCCATCACTTTAGGATCGGTAAAAGGACCAACTTGCCCACCCATGCCAAACATTAGCACCTTAACACCAAGGCGATGTAATGACTGACCTAGCTCCAAACCAATCACCCCTGGACCAAAAACAGCCACAGATTTAGGCAAATCAGTCCAATTAAAAAGGTCATCATTAATAATCAGCTTATCGCCTAATTCGTTCCAAACAGGTGGATAAGCAGGTCGAGATCCGGTCGCAATAACAATGCGATCTGCGATTAACAGCGTATGATCATCAATCTGTAACGTTTTTTCATTAATAAAGCGTGCTTTACCAATAATTTTATCTTGAGTCGGAATACCTTCTACAGCATCAACCACAAAACCGACAAAACGATCCCGTTCATCGCGCACACGCTGCATCACTTTCTGTCCATCAATGCGCACATCACCATCTACAAAGACACCAAAAGGCGCCGTATGCGCCGCACCATGCGCCGCCTCTGCCGCTGCAATTAGCAATTTGCTAGGCATGCAGCCGACACGGGCACAAGTAGTGCCAAATACGCCTCCTTCAATAAGCACAACCGAATCGTTTTTTTCTTTAGCGGCACGGTATGCTGCTAATCCAGCGGTCCCACCACCGATTACTG
This window of the Psychromonas sp. MME1 genome carries:
- a CDS encoding dihydrolipoyl dehydrogenase, whose protein sequence is MNEIKVDVAVIGGGTAGLAAYRAAKEKNDSVVLIEGGVFGTTCARVGCMPSKLLIAAAEAAHGAAHTAPFGVFVDGDVRIDGQKVMQRVRDERDRFVGFVVDAVEGIPTQDKIIGKARFINEKTLQIDDHTLLIADRIVIATGSRPAYPPVWNELGDKLIINDDLFNWTDLPKSVAVFGPGVIGLELGQSLHRLGVKVLMFGMGGQVGPFTDPKVMAYAQKTFSDEFYLDADANVTNMVRIGDVVEITYIDKTGVEQISRVDYVLAATGRRPNIDNLGLENIEIDSDSRGVPIADPYTMQTSQPSIFIAGDASNQIPLLHEAADQGKIAGSNAAVYPNVRAGLRRTPLAAVFTDPQLAMVGLTYKQVSEKYTGCHCFETGSVSFEDQGRSRVMLKNKGLLNIYGEHGTGRFLGAEMIGPQAEHLAHLLAWAHQNRMTISQMLDMPFYHPVIEEGVRTALRDLNAKLKLGSSMANQCMECGPGC
- a CDS encoding chorismate lyase produces the protein MLNQLLPISFSNTWYSEIDTGECSETLRSWLFDQSSLTEKLEQQCNKFHVRLRQQIAINPQKNPLSGYFLNEKQLLVREVLLYCDDVAMICAQTEIPFSTLTAQQATLANLGEQSLGRVLFQDASMQRGTIEVCQFPEKSAVHQFTATINQACEYALWARRSFFYLNNKPLLVSELFLPASGVYQK
- the ubiA gene encoding 4-hydroxybenzoate octaprenyltransferase, whose protein sequence is MTIFTQQKIHAYAQLMRIDKPIGTLLLLWPTLWALWIAAQGIPDLSVLAVFVTGVFIMRSAGCVINDFADRNVDGFVERTKNRPLPSGRATGKEAIWLFVGLIICAFLLVLTQNKLTITLSLAALLLAFCYPFMKRFTHLPQFVLGLAFSWAIPMAFAAQANQLPSVVWILFSINILWTIAYDTLYAMVDRDDDVRIGIKSTAILFADYDKLIVALLQLSCLILLLIVGIIESLSSSYYVALLIVFGLFVKQQMDIKERDKKACFKAFLDNNYVGLVIFLALFISYL
- a CDS encoding flagellar basal body-associated FliL family protein; protein product: MFKKMLFCLFCFSFFPVHIVAEEAATEEVNYYEYLLIDPDIITNYDKQGKRIGYIRVSVELMAKSSTNYALLARHEPLIRDKIITILGEQSEDMVKSIAERENIRLRCLNEINAMLSTPTVNNPLADLLFTKYLYE